One segment of Polaribacter huanghezhanensis DNA contains the following:
- a CDS encoding ParB/RepB/Spo0J family partition protein, translating into MAKATKKQALGRGLSALLKESSADINSVSDKNADKLVGTIVEIELENIEVNPFQPRTYFDQDALTELANSIKELGVIQPITVRKLEGNKFQLVSGERRFRASKLVGNTTVPAYIRLANDQEMLEMALVENIQRKNLDPIEVALSYQRLIDEIKLTQEQLSVRVGKKRSTVTNYLRLLKLDPIIQTGMRDGFISMGHGRALINVDSSENQLNIYTKVVKDKLSVRQTEELVKNLKEGNTAAKSKKKTPAFVKESLSELNSFFGSKVDVNVTAKGKGKISISFKSEEDFNRIKNLLK; encoded by the coding sequence ATGGCAAAAGCAACAAAAAAGCAAGCTTTAGGTAGAGGATTATCTGCTTTATTAAAAGAATCTTCGGCAGACATTAATTCTGTTTCAGACAAAAATGCCGACAAATTAGTTGGTACCATTGTAGAAATCGAGTTAGAAAACATCGAAGTAAATCCTTTTCAGCCTAGAACTTATTTTGACCAAGATGCTTTAACTGAATTAGCCAATTCTATTAAAGAACTAGGCGTTATTCAGCCAATTACCGTTCGTAAATTAGAGGGAAATAAATTCCAGTTAGTTTCTGGAGAACGTAGATTTAGAGCCTCAAAATTAGTTGGAAACACTACTGTTCCGGCTTATATTAGACTTGCCAACGATCAAGAAATGCTAGAAATGGCATTGGTAGAAAACATCCAACGGAAAAATTTAGACCCGATAGAAGTTGCACTTTCTTATCAACGCTTAATTGATGAAATAAAATTAACACAAGAACAGTTAAGTGTGCGAGTTGGTAAAAAAAGATCCACCGTAACCAACTATTTACGATTGTTAAAATTAGATCCAATTATCCAAACCGGAATGCGAGATGGATTTATTTCAATGGGACATGGACGCGCATTAATCAATGTTGATTCTTCTGAAAATCAATTGAATATTTACACCAAAGTTGTCAAAGATAAATTGTCTGTAAGACAAACTGAAGAATTGGTTAAGAACCTAAAAGAAGGAAATACTGCAGCAAAATCAAAAAAGAAAACTCCTGCTTTTGTAAAAGAATCTTTATCCGAATTAAATTCCTTTTTTGGTAGTAAAGTTGATGTAAATGTAACGGCAAAAGGAAAAGGAAAAATTTCAATTTCTTTTAAATCAGAAGAAGATTTTAACCGAATAAAAAACTTATTAAAGTAG
- a CDS encoding WbqC family protein: MSLFLPTYFSPISQYIAIVNSDEVLFETEDNYQKQTYRNRCYIYGPNGKQLLNIPVKHTSTSSKKKTKDTLVDNTVSWQSQHLKSIQIAYRNSPFFEFYEDDLLPILSKKYKYLLDVNTDTYLFITDALQINQEYKKTAEYQLDAKNDYRLLANAKQEHNCNFKTYIQTFDDKFGFLKNLSILDLLFMEGPNTISFLENNTLTLGESK; this comes from the coding sequence ATGTCGTTGTTTTTACCAACTTACTTCTCTCCTATTTCGCAATATATTGCGATTGTAAATTCAGACGAAGTACTTTTTGAAACAGAAGACAATTATCAGAAGCAAACCTATAGAAATCGGTGCTATATTTATGGCCCAAACGGAAAACAATTACTAAACATTCCTGTAAAACACACTTCAACTTCATCTAAAAAAAAGACAAAAGACACTTTAGTAGACAATACGGTTTCTTGGCAAAGTCAGCATTTAAAATCGATACAAATTGCGTATCGAAACTCCCCTTTTTTTGAATTTTACGAAGATGATTTACTACCCATTTTATCAAAAAAATACAAATACTTATTAGACGTAAATACTGACACGTATCTTTTTATTACGGATGCTTTACAAATAAATCAAGAATATAAAAAGACCGCAGAATATCAACTTGATGCCAAAAATGATTATCGTTTATTAGCCAATGCAAAACAAGAACATAATTGTAATTTTAAAACCTATATTCAGACTTTTGATGACAAATTTGGGTTTCTAAAAAACCTTTCTATTTTAGATTTATTATTTATGGAAGGACCAAATACTATTAGTTTTTTAGAAAATAATACTTTAACTTTGGGTGAATCAAAATAA
- a CDS encoding oligosaccharide flippase family protein → MGIVLNQSFKNTIITFGAFGIGGVNALFLYTNFLTDEYYGLVTFLLSTANLLMPLTAFGVQYSIVKFFSSYTSKLEKDKFLSSSLVFPLLIALPFGFFGTVFYEQISNYLSLENPIIKEFTWVIYLVAIATAYFEIFYAWAKVQMQSVFGNILKEMFSRIIVMILLILIFFKVIDQVEFIYYLTGAYFIRALIMLLYALKLYTPKFTFQLPENYKEVFKYASYIILAGSAGAILLDIDKFMIPQKEAIAYTAYYSVGVYIASLLEAPGRAMAQIVQPITAKALNENNALEINKLYKSTSINLVLICGLFFLLINLNISQGYLLIDEKYSQGIWVVFMISVAKLYTMALGNNGAIISNSKYYKILLPYSIAMALAVIILNNWFISLYRMNGAALSTLIVLLFFNTIKIWYVKKKFNILPFTIKTIYLLLILVVIYGLFFFWDFKFHPLINIGLKGTLITVLYLVSIYKLKISSDINTIINKFIKSNQ, encoded by the coding sequence TTGGGAATTGTTTTAAATCAATCGTTTAAAAACACAATTATCACTTTCGGAGCATTCGGAATTGGTGGTGTAAATGCGTTGTTTTTATATACTAATTTCTTAACGGACGAATATTATGGTTTGGTTACTTTTTTATTATCAACTGCAAATTTGTTGATGCCTTTAACTGCTTTTGGTGTACAATATTCTATCGTTAAGTTTTTCTCGTCGTACACTTCTAAGCTAGAAAAAGATAAATTTTTGAGCTCATCTTTGGTGTTTCCATTGCTAATTGCATTGCCATTTGGATTTTTTGGAACTGTATTTTACGAGCAAATTAGCAACTATTTGTCTTTAGAAAACCCGATTATAAAAGAGTTTACTTGGGTTATTTATTTAGTGGCAATTGCAACCGCGTATTTCGAAATTTTTTATGCTTGGGCAAAAGTGCAAATGCAATCGGTTTTTGGAAATATTTTAAAAGAAATGTTTTCTAGAATAATTGTAATGATTTTGTTAATATTAATTTTTTTTAAAGTTATTGATCAAGTTGAATTTATTTATTATTTAACCGGAGCTTATTTTATTCGCGCACTTATCATGCTTTTGTATGCATTAAAATTATACACGCCAAAGTTTACTTTTCAATTGCCAGAAAATTATAAAGAAGTATTTAAATACGCTTCGTATATCATTTTAGCAGGTTCTGCAGGAGCAATTTTATTGGATATTGATAAATTTATGATTCCGCAAAAAGAAGCAATTGCGTACACAGCATATTATTCTGTCGGGGTGTATATTGCATCCTTATTAGAAGCTCCAGGAAGAGCGATGGCACAAATTGTGCAACCAATTACCGCAAAGGCTTTAAACGAAAATAATGCACTAGAAATTAATAAATTATACAAAAGCACATCCATTAATTTAGTATTAATCTGCGGATTGTTTTTCTTGCTGATAAATCTAAATATCAGTCAAGGATATTTATTGATTGATGAAAAATATTCTCAAGGAATTTGGGTTGTGTTTATGATTTCTGTAGCAAAATTATACACAATGGCATTGGGAAATAACGGCGCAATCATTTCGAATTCTAAATACTATAAAATTTTATTACCATATTCTATTGCAATGGCGTTGGCTGTAATTATTTTAAATAATTGGTTTATTTCTCTTTATAGAATGAACGGAGCAGCATTATCTACATTAATTGTTTTATTGTTTTTTAATACAATTAAGATTTGGTACGTAAAAAAGAAATTCAATATTCTACCTTTTACGATTAAAACAATCTATTTGCTTTTGATTTTAGTAGTTATATATGGCTTGTTTTTCTTTTGGGATTTTAAATTTCATCCACTAATTAATATCGGATTAAAAGGAACTTTAATAACTGTTTTGTACTTGGTTAGTATTTACAAATTAAAGATTTCTTCTGATATCAATACGATCATCAATAAGTTTATAAAAAGCAATCAATAG
- the dapB gene encoding 4-hydroxy-tetrahydrodipicolinate reductase, whose amino-acid sequence MKIALLGYGRMGKEIEKIALQRGHEIVLKTSSDSSYDIKTADVAIDFSVSNSAFNNISNCIEHQVPVISGTTGWLEKYDKIVALCKDKNGAFIYASNFSIGVNIFFELNKQLAKMMNSLSDYKISLEEIHHTQKLDAPSGTAITLAEGIIENSSKTSWKLDGETSEEIVPITSKRIADVPGTHIVNYASEVDAIEIKHTAHNRKGFALGAVIAAEWILNKKGVFTMKDVLNIG is encoded by the coding sequence ATGAAAATAGCTTTATTAGGATACGGAAGGATGGGTAAAGAAATTGAGAAAATTGCTTTACAAAGAGGGCATGAAATTGTGCTTAAAACAAGTTCTGATAGTTCTTATGATATAAAAACTGCGGATGTTGCTATCGATTTTAGTGTATCAAATTCTGCTTTCAACAACATTTCGAATTGTATTGAACACCAAGTTCCTGTAATTTCTGGAACAACTGGTTGGCTAGAAAAATATGATAAAATTGTTGCTTTATGTAAAGATAAAAATGGCGCTTTTATCTATGCATCAAACTTTAGCATCGGAGTCAATATTTTTTTTGAACTCAACAAGCAATTGGCAAAAATGATGAATTCTTTAAGTGATTATAAAATCTCTTTAGAAGAAATTCATCACACACAAAAACTAGATGCACCAAGCGGAACAGCAATTACATTGGCAGAAGGAATTATAGAAAATAGTTCTAAAACATCATGGAAATTAGACGGAGAAACATCCGAAGAAATTGTTCCTATAACTTCTAAAAGAATTGCCGATGTTCCAGGTACACATATTGTAAATTACGCATCAGAAGTTGATGCAATTGAGATAAAACACACAGCACATAATAGAAAAGGATTTGCTTTGGGAGCAGTGATTGCTGCAGAATGGATTCTAAATAAAAAAGGCGTTTTTACAATGAAAGATGTGTTAAACATAGGTTAA
- a CDS encoding DUF5683 domain-containing protein yields the protein MLSLKKIFFFLSVLISFSISAQKDSTQVDDLKIKGKININSNYFNPLSPSKAAFYSAIFPGGGQIYNKKYWKAPIVWGAMATSIYLYLDNNKEYNRYRTAFKMREAGLKDEFTNGDGSLLISRNGLINAQKTLKSNRDLALLTTVVFYVLQIVEASVNAHLLQFNTNDNLTFTPVMMYNPTTYEVPKFGLTFKYSF from the coding sequence GTGTTATCACTAAAAAAAATATTTTTCTTTTTATCTGTACTTATATCATTTTCTATAAGCGCACAAAAAGATTCTACGCAAGTAGATGATCTTAAAATAAAAGGGAAAATTAACATCAATAGCAATTATTTTAATCCGCTATCACCATCAAAAGCAGCATTTTATTCCGCTATTTTTCCTGGTGGTGGACAAATTTACAACAAGAAATATTGGAAAGCGCCAATTGTTTGGGGAGCAATGGCAACTAGTATTTATTTGTATTTGGATAATAACAAAGAGTATAATAGATACAGAACAGCATTTAAAATGCGTGAAGCTGGTTTAAAAGATGAGTTTACAAATGGCGATGGCTCTTTGTTAATTTCTAGAAACGGATTGATCAATGCACAAAAAACATTAAAAAGTAATCGAGATTTAGCGTTGTTAACCACAGTGGTTTTTTACGTTTTACAAATCGTTGAAGCAAGTGTAAATGCACATTTATTGCAATTTAACACCAACGATAATTTAACATTCACTCCGGTAATGATGTACAATCCTACAACCTATGAGGTTCCTAAATTTGGATTAACCTTTAAATATTCTTTTTAA
- a CDS encoding DUF6122 family protein: MELKFLVHYSFHFIVPAIIAGAFFKENWKKVYLIFIATMFIDVDHLLANPIFDPNRCSINFHPLHSYIAIAIYFLLLIWKKSRILAIGLLLHILADAIDCFL, from the coding sequence ATGGAATTAAAATTTCTAGTACATTATAGCTTTCACTTTATTGTTCCTGCAATAATTGCAGGTGCGTTTTTTAAAGAAAACTGGAAAAAAGTGTACCTTATTTTTATTGCAACGATGTTTATAGATGTAGATCATTTATTGGCAAACCCCATTTTTGACCCGAACAGATGTAGTATTAATTTTCATCCATTACACAGTTATATTGCAATTGCAATTTATTTTCTATTATTGATTTGGAAAAAATCTAGAATCTTAGCGATTGGATTACTATTACACATTCTTGCAGATGCTATTGATTGCTTTTTATAA
- the wecB gene encoding non-hydrolyzing UDP-N-acetylglucosamine 2-epimerase: MKKIVTILGARPQFVKAAVLSRIIKQHQQIEEIIIHTGQHFDANMSAVFFDEMEIPKPKYNLAINSLSHGAMTGQMLEKIEAVLLDEKPDAVVVYGDTNSTIAGSLAAKKLHIKVIHIEAGLRSFNMKMPEEINRILTDRISDLLCCPTETAIKNLHNEGFDNLPIKIVKNGDIMKDAVEYYSKTSAEKSSIIADLELNKNEFVLATIHRQENTDDVEKLKSIFAALEEINKECPVVLPLHPRTKKILVQHHIQPKITLIDPVGYFAMLELLKHCKLVISDSGGLQKEAFFNKRNCITVREETEWIELVENGFAEIVGSNQSKIIHAFHKFKNAKMDFNKELYGNRVGESIHQSILTLLTK, from the coding sequence ATGAAAAAAATAGTAACCATTTTAGGAGCAAGACCACAATTTGTAAAAGCTGCAGTTTTAAGTAGAATTATAAAACAGCATCAACAAATAGAAGAAATTATTATTCATACTGGTCAACATTTTGACGCGAATATGAGTGCTGTTTTTTTTGATGAAATGGAAATTCCAAAACCAAAATATAATTTAGCAATAAATAGTTTAAGTCATGGCGCAATGACTGGACAAATGTTAGAGAAAATTGAAGCTGTTTTATTAGATGAAAAACCAGATGCTGTTGTTGTGTATGGAGATACAAACTCAACCATTGCAGGTTCTTTAGCGGCTAAAAAACTGCATATAAAAGTAATTCATATAGAAGCTGGTTTACGTTCTTTTAATATGAAGATGCCAGAAGAAATCAACCGAATTTTAACAGACAGGATTTCTGATTTGTTGTGTTGTCCAACAGAAACTGCCATCAAAAATTTACACAATGAAGGTTTTGATAATTTGCCAATCAAAATTGTGAAAAATGGCGATATTATGAAAGATGCAGTGGAGTATTACAGCAAAACATCCGCAGAAAAATCTTCTATAATTGCTGATTTAGAGTTAAATAAAAACGAATTTGTGTTGGCAACAATTCATCGACAAGAAAACACAGATGATGTAGAGAAATTAAAATCGATTTTTGCTGCGTTAGAAGAAATCAATAAAGAATGTCCTGTTGTTTTACCTTTGCATCCTAGAACAAAAAAAATATTAGTACAGCATCATATTCAACCAAAAATCACTTTGATAGATCCTGTTGGTTATTTTGCCATGTTAGAATTATTAAAACATTGTAAACTCGTAATTTCGGATAGTGGCGGATTACAAAAGGAAGCATTTTTTAATAAAAGAAATTGCATTACTGTAAGAGAAGAAACCGAATGGATTGAATTGGTAGAAAACGGTTTTGCAGAAATCGTTGGAAGCAATCAATCTAAAATTATACATGCATTTCACAAGTTTAAAAATGCAAAAATGGATTTTAATAAAGAACTTTATGGGAATAGGGTTGGAGAAAGTATTCATCAATCTATTTTAACATTGTTAACTAAATAA
- the lepB gene encoding signal peptidase I — protein MTFTEWFLFFLAIQAIHFLATWKLYIKAGRKAWEAIVPIYNAIVLMQIINRPKWWTILLFIPIVNLLMFPIIWVETCRSFSHHKKPDTILAIATLGFYLFYINYFSKNEYVKDRSLEPRSALGEWISSITFAIIAATLVHTYFMQPYTIPTSSLEKTLYVGDFLFVSKFHYGARVPMTTVAAPMVHDTLPFLGKSYLSNSKDKNSILNKLSLPYMRLPGIQKIKRNDIVVFSWPADSLNLMWGDHSGKFTYKPIDKKTNYVKRAVGIPGDSLEVRDGYVFINGKRTVLPDRAKTQYIFAVNTGGKQFSRGALNRYNIREAYRDRNGNLVTNEKGEFLLNLTDEEAALIKNNPIVKSVVKKLEPKGTFNKDLFPHSPYYLWSQDNYGPIYIPKKGDKVELNEKSMPFYEQIIRRYERNNLSIVGNNYYLNGKKITSYTFKQDYYWMMGDNRQNSLDARYWGYVPFDHVVGKPVFIWLSWDPNAKGFAKLASIRWDRMFTTVGGSGEPVSYFKAFLVVLMGYFVINYYRKKKKVTK, from the coding sequence ATGACATTTACAGAATGGTTTTTATTCTTTTTAGCAATACAAGCAATCCACTTTTTAGCTACTTGGAAATTATACATAAAAGCTGGAAGAAAAGCTTGGGAAGCAATTGTACCAATTTACAACGCAATTGTATTAATGCAAATTATAAATCGACCAAAATGGTGGACAATCTTATTGTTTATTCCAATTGTAAACTTATTAATGTTTCCAATAATTTGGGTAGAAACCTGTAGAAGTTTTAGTCATCATAAAAAACCAGATACAATTCTTGCCATTGCAACTTTAGGCTTTTATTTATTTTACATCAATTATTTTTCTAAAAACGAATATGTAAAAGACCGAAGTTTAGAGCCAAGAAGTGCGCTTGGAGAATGGATTAGTTCTATCACTTTTGCAATTATTGCAGCTACCTTGGTGCATACTTATTTTATGCAGCCATACACAATTCCTACATCATCATTAGAGAAAACATTGTATGTTGGCGACTTCTTATTTGTAAGTAAGTTTCATTACGGAGCAAGAGTTCCGATGACAACAGTTGCTGCTCCAATGGTTCATGACACCTTGCCTTTCTTAGGAAAATCGTACCTCTCAAATTCTAAAGATAAAAATTCGATTTTAAACAAATTATCGCTTCCGTATATGCGTTTGCCAGGAATTCAAAAAATTAAACGCAACGATATTGTTGTATTTAGTTGGCCTGCGGATTCTTTAAATTTAATGTGGGGAGATCATTCTGGAAAATTTACATACAAACCAATCGACAAAAAAACCAATTATGTAAAACGTGCAGTTGGTATTCCTGGAGATTCTTTAGAGGTAAGAGATGGTTATGTATTTATAAATGGAAAAAGAACGGTGTTGCCAGACAGAGCAAAAACTCAATATATATTTGCTGTTAATACCGGGGGAAAACAATTTAGTAGAGGAGCATTAAATAGATATAATATTAGAGAAGCTTATAGAGATAGAAATGGTAATTTAGTTACAAATGAGAAAGGAGAATTTCTTTTAAATTTAACGGATGAAGAAGCTGCTCTCATTAAAAACAATCCAATTGTAAAAAGTGTTGTAAAAAAATTAGAACCTAAAGGAACATTTAACAAAGATTTATTTCCGCACAGTCCATACTATTTATGGAGTCAAGATAATTATGGCCCAATTTATATTCCTAAAAAAGGAGATAAAGTTGAATTAAATGAAAAATCGATGCCTTTTTATGAGCAAATCATAAGAAGATACGAGCGTAATAATTTATCAATCGTTGGCAACAACTATTATTTAAATGGTAAAAAAATCACTTCTTACACCTTTAAACAAGATTATTATTGGATGATGGGAGACAACAGACAAAACTCTTTAGACGCACGTTATTGGGGTTATGTTCCGTTTGATCATGTGGTTGGAAAACCAGTTTTTATTTGGTTAAGTTGGGATCCAAATGCAAAAGGATTTGCAAAATTAGCTTCTATTCGTTGGGACAGAATGTTTACAACTGTTGGTGGAAGCGGAGAACCAGTTTCTTATTTTAAAGCTTTTTTAGTAGTTTTAATGGGTTATTTTGTAATAAATTATTACCGTAAAAAGAAAAAAGTAACCAAATAA
- a CDS encoding Crp/Fnr family transcriptional regulator has translation MNFVSKFLSAYSPDLSKKSRQIFESYIQLKSFKKGDVIVSLGEIPTNFYILKTGVLRSFMRDSKGKEHIRTIYTPVTTSGSLSSLITKTPSSAIYDCLTDAEILVGDFTAFIKSTEEHHDLALFYNRVLESVFIRTEKRIFDLSLLNATERYIKLKKDIPNINNLIQQYHIASFLNITPV, from the coding sequence ATGAATTTTGTTTCTAAATTTTTAAGCGCATATTCGCCTGATTTATCAAAAAAATCTAGGCAAATTTTTGAATCGTACATCCAATTAAAATCTTTTAAAAAAGGTGATGTTATTGTAAGTCTTGGAGAAATCCCTACAAACTTCTATATCTTAAAAACTGGTGTATTAAGAAGTTTTATGCGGGATTCTAAAGGAAAAGAACATATAAGAACTATTTACACTCCGGTTACTACTTCTGGATCATTGTCTTCGTTAATCACAAAAACACCGTCAAGTGCAATTTACGATTGCTTAACAGATGCAGAAATATTAGTTGGCGATTTTACCGCTTTTATAAAATCTACAGAAGAACATCACGATTTAGCACTATTTTACAATAGAGTTTTAGAAAGTGTTTTTATTAGAACTGAAAAAAGGATTTTTGATCTTTCTTTATTAAATGCTACTGAAAGGTATATCAAATTAAAAAAAGACATTCCAAATATTAATAATTTAATACAACAATACCATATTGCATCATTCTTAAATATAACACCTGTGTAA
- a CDS encoding glycosyltransferase gives MNIGMLLNGNYPADIRVRKEAETLVENNHSVFVLCKKNADEKEYEVVNGVQIIRKIEYKNLAHEGIIDVIASVGFVHPFFKDELPYFIKENKIEVLHVHDLPLAKTAFLMAKKKHLKTVLDLHENYPAALMTWFSWRKNPIIRLKNSLFFSYKRWRKYESRIIKKFDILIAVVDEMKQRLIEQHNISESKIVIVPNSEKKEFIKNFDDSASNYFSNLEDKFIISYVGGFGPHRGLHTAILGMKAISMKIPNAFLVLVGPANKDVRNHLQNIINQNKLQDFVEIRGREPFKNVVNIMKNSSVNIIPHISNEHTESAVPHKFYQILLSGKPLLVSDCAPMKRLIHQFEIGTCFESENPQSFANAIEEIHADYDVAMQKAKKGNDESLNGELNWEFTSKNLVHLYNNLGN, from the coding sequence ATGAATATTGGAATGCTATTGAACGGAAATTATCCGGCAGATATTAGAGTTCGTAAAGAAGCTGAAACCTTAGTGGAAAATAATCATTCTGTTTTTGTCTTGTGTAAAAAAAATGCTGATGAAAAAGAATACGAAGTTGTTAATGGCGTTCAAATTATTCGAAAAATTGAATATAAAAATTTAGCGCACGAAGGCATCATTGATGTCATTGCTTCTGTTGGTTTTGTACACCCTTTTTTTAAAGACGAATTACCTTATTTTATCAAAGAAAATAAAATTGAGGTATTGCATGTGCACGATTTACCCTTGGCAAAAACTGCTTTTTTAATGGCGAAAAAAAAACATTTAAAAACAGTCTTAGATTTACACGAGAATTATCCTGCCGCTTTAATGACATGGTTTTCTTGGCGTAAAAATCCAATTATTAGATTAAAAAATAGTTTGTTTTTTAGTTATAAAAGATGGCGAAAATACGAATCTAGAATCATTAAAAAATTTGATATTTTAATTGCTGTTGTTGATGAAATGAAACAACGATTAATTGAGCAACACAACATTTCTGAAAGCAAAATTGTGATTGTTCCTAATTCAGAAAAAAAAGAATTTATCAAAAATTTTGACGATTCAGCTTCGAATTATTTCAGCAATTTAGAAGATAAATTCATCATTTCTTATGTTGGCGGATTTGGTCCGCACAGAGGTTTACACACTGCTATTTTAGGAATGAAAGCAATTTCTATGAAAATTCCAAATGCTTTTTTAGTGTTGGTCGGACCAGCAAATAAGGATGTTAGAAACCATTTACAAAACATCATCAATCAAAATAAGTTACAAGATTTTGTTGAAATAAGAGGGAGAGAACCTTTTAAAAACGTGGTGAATATTATGAAAAATTCTTCTGTAAATATCATTCCGCATATTTCTAACGAACATACAGAAAGTGCTGTTCCTCATAAGTTTTATCAAATTTTGTTATCAGGAAAACCATTATTGGTTTCTGATTGTGCTCCAATGAAAAGATTGATACATCAATTTGAAATTGGGACGTGTTTTGAATCTGAAAATCCGCAGAGTTTTGCAAATGCAATTGAAGAAATTCATGCTGATTACGATGTTGCCATGCAAAAAGCAAAGAAAGGAAATGACGAATCTTTAAATGGTGAACTTAATTGGGAATTTACTTCAAAAAACTTAGTACATTTATACAATAACTTAGGTAATTGA
- a CDS encoding glycosyltransferase family 4 protein gives MKVLIITYYWPPSGGSGVQRWLKFVKYLQDFGVEPVVYTVENPKYPILDASLEKEIPKNITILKEPIWEPNNILSFFKKENTQQSAGFLNPNPTFFGKILQYIRANYFIPDARKFWIQPSVKYLKKYLSEHKIDAVITSGPPHSLHLIGLELKKALNIKWISDFRDPWTEIDYFEQLPLTKKSIRLHQQLEQEVVEKSDAVLVVGQTMKENFSKFSKNIHVITNGFDNDIDSTSITLDKKFTITHVGLMNADRNPISLWKAISDICNENADFTADYEIQFVGKIASEVRHSLEEYQIKKVLDVGYVSHQEVTKYQQKAQVLLLAVNNVKSAKGVITGKIFEYLQAKRPILAIGPTNGDLAEILKETNAGTIVNFNDVENLKKEILQLYSSFKNGNLESKSNNIEHYHRRNLTEKLAHIIKETVS, from the coding sequence TTGAAAGTACTAATTATAACATATTATTGGCCGCCTTCTGGCGGTTCTGGAGTGCAACGTTGGTTGAAATTTGTAAAATACTTACAAGATTTTGGAGTTGAACCTGTTGTTTATACGGTTGAAAACCCAAAATATCCAATTTTAGATGCTTCTTTAGAAAAGGAGATTCCGAAAAATATCACCATTTTAAAAGAACCAATTTGGGAGCCAAACAATATTTTATCATTTTTTAAAAAGGAAAATACACAACAATCTGCAGGATTTTTAAATCCAAATCCGACTTTTTTTGGAAAAATATTACAATATATTAGAGCCAATTATTTTATTCCTGATGCGCGTAAATTTTGGATACAACCTTCGGTAAAGTATTTAAAAAAATATCTATCAGAACATAAAATTGATGCAGTAATAACTTCGGGCCCGCCGCACAGTTTGCATTTAATCGGATTGGAATTAAAAAAAGCATTGAACATCAAATGGATTTCAGATTTTAGAGATCCGTGGACAGAGATTGATTATTTTGAACAATTGCCATTGACCAAAAAATCAATTCGACTGCATCAACAATTAGAGCAAGAAGTTGTAGAAAAATCAGATGCTGTTTTAGTTGTCGGACAAACAATGAAAGAGAATTTTTCTAAATTCTCTAAGAATATTCACGTCATAACAAACGGATTTGACAACGACATAGATTCTACCTCAATAACTTTAGATAAAAAATTCACCATTACACATGTTGGTTTGATGAATGCAGATAGAAACCCAATTTCGTTATGGAAAGCAATTTCTGATATTTGTAATGAGAATGCTGATTTTACAGCTGATTATGAAATCCAATTTGTAGGAAAGATAGCCTCCGAAGTTCGCCATAGTTTAGAAGAATATCAAATAAAAAAGGTGTTAGATGTTGGTTATGTTTCGCATCAAGAAGTAACCAAATATCAACAAAAAGCGCAAGTTTTATTGTTGGCAGTAAACAATGTAAAAAGCGCAAAAGGCGTTATTACAGGAAAAATATTTGAGTATTTACAAGCAAAACGTCCTATATTAGCTATTGGGCCAACAAATGGCGATTTGGCAGAGATTTTAAAGGAAACAAATGCAGGAACAATTGTAAATTTTAACGATGTAGAAAATCTAAAAAAAGAAATTTTACAATTGTATAGTTCTTTTAAAAACGGAAATTTAGAATCAAAATCTAACAATATAGAGCACTATCATCGCAGAAATTTAACTGAGAAATTAGCACACATCATTAAAGAAACCGTTTCGTAA